In Pseudomonas hamedanensis, a single window of DNA contains:
- a CDS encoding type II toxin-antitoxin system RelE/ParE family toxin, whose translation MKKTAGSAALQVKWSYKAIRQLADIIDYIDQHNSIASVSFQRKAVAAAQKLSPIPRGYRSGRVPGTREMVVHPNYLLVYRVNGQIDILRVLHARQKYPRTPST comes from the coding sequence ATGAAGAAAACCGCAGGAAGCGCCGCGCTGCAGGTTAAATGGAGCTACAAGGCAATTCGTCAACTGGCTGACATCATTGATTACATCGACCAGCACAACTCCATTGCTTCGGTTTCCTTTCAGCGCAAAGCCGTTGCCGCAGCGCAGAAACTTTCTCCCATACCCCGTGGCTACCGATCCGGTCGGGTGCCTGGCACTCGCGAAATGGTGGTTCATCCGAACTATCTCCTGGTTTATCGGGTGAATGGGCAGATCGACATACTCAGGGTGCTTCACGCTCGACAAAAATATCCTCGAACCCCTTCAACCTGA
- the relB gene encoding type II toxin-antitoxin system RelB family antitoxin: MSAELSLIVSDFETEEEAADYDLWFRAEVQEALDDPHPGIPHAEAMVMLDQMNEENRRKRRAAG, encoded by the coding sequence ATGAGCGCTGAACTTTCACTTATCGTTTCAGACTTCGAAACCGAAGAAGAGGCTGCGGATTACGACCTTTGGTTTCGTGCTGAGGTACAGGAAGCACTTGATGATCCGCACCCGGGCATTCCCCATGCCGAAGCCATGGTGATGCTCGACCAGATGAATGAAGAAAACCGCAGGAAGCGCCGCGCTGCAGGTTAA
- the phnE gene encoding phosphonate ABC transporter, permease protein PhnE, producing the protein MRRLINVLLVLGIAVAVVASFAYLELDLGELGSANSLKQMGAYVQRFLSPDLSAGYLKAIAHGSLETLAMSALGTLLAALFGIVLALPAAGRFGWPLQSAARLLLNGLRAIPELVWAALMVLAAGLGPNAGTLALALHTTGVLGRLFAEALENTPPQPAEAIRLQGGNPILAFCYGTLPNLAPQLLAYCLYRWENNIRMASVLGFVGAGGLGQMLYVSLSLFQEAQASTVILAMLLLVFLVDWLSAWSRQRWVKA; encoded by the coding sequence ATGAGGCGCCTGATCAACGTGCTGCTGGTCCTCGGCATTGCCGTCGCCGTGGTCGCCTCCTTCGCTTATCTGGAGCTGGATCTCGGCGAGCTGGGCAGCGCCAACAGCCTCAAGCAGATGGGTGCTTATGTGCAGCGTTTTCTCAGCCCCGACTTAAGCGCTGGTTACCTGAAAGCCATCGCTCACGGTTCGCTGGAAACCCTGGCCATGTCCGCCCTTGGCACCCTGCTCGCGGCGCTGTTTGGTATCGTTCTGGCGCTGCCCGCCGCCGGGCGTTTCGGCTGGCCGCTGCAAAGCGCGGCGCGCTTGCTGCTCAACGGCTTGCGGGCGATTCCGGAGCTGGTCTGGGCGGCGCTGATGGTGCTCGCCGCCGGGCTGGGACCGAACGCCGGCACCCTCGCCCTCGCCCTGCACACCACCGGCGTGCTCGGTCGACTGTTCGCCGAAGCGCTGGAAAACACCCCGCCGCAACCGGCCGAAGCGATCCGTTTGCAGGGCGGCAATCCGATTCTCGCGTTCTGCTACGGCACGCTGCCCAACCTCGCCCCGCAACTGCTCGCCTACTGCCTGTATCGCTGGGAAAACAACATCCGCATGGCCAGCGTGCTGGGTTTTGTCGGCGCTGGCGGCCTGGGCCAGATGCTCTATGTCAGCCTGAGCCTGTTTCAGGAAGCGCAGGCCAGTACGGTGATTCTGGCGATGCTGTTGCTGGTGTTTCTGGTCGACTGGTTGAGTGCCTGGAGCCGCCAGCGTTGGGTGAAAGCGTAG
- a CDS encoding MFS transporter — protein sequence MATIDTASTGTPPRSGGITKEERKVIFASSLGTVFEWYDFYLYGSLAAIIAKHFFAGVNETTAFIFALLAFAAGFAVRPFGAIVFGRLGDMIGRKHTFLITIVIMGVSTAIVGLLPGYATIGVAAPVILITLRLLQGLALGGEYGGAATYVAEHAPRNRRGFFTSWIQTTATLGLFMSLLVILACRTALGTEAFEAWGWRIPFLLSIILLAVSVYIRLQLSESPVFQKMKDEGKASKAPLTESFARWDNLKVVIMSLLGGTAGQAVVWYTGQFYALFFLLQTLKIDPQTANLLIAGSLLIGTPFFVIFGSLSDRIGRKPIIMVGCLLAALTYFPIFTALTQYGNPDVFVAQEKNPVKVIANPDQCSFQFDPVGKARFTSSCDVAKTLLAKRAIPYENVAAEPGTVAQVRIGDKVIESFEGSALPAADFKARNDAFTASLGSALKEAGYPEKADPAKANYPMLLLLLTILVIYVTMVYGPIAAWLVELFPTRIRYTSMSLPYHIGNGWFGGFLPTVAFAMVAATGDIYYGLWYPIVIAVATAILGTFFLPETKDRDILKD from the coding sequence ATGGCCACAATCGACACAGCATCCACCGGCACGCCACCGCGCAGCGGCGGCATCACCAAGGAGGAACGCAAAGTCATTTTTGCGTCCTCGCTGGGCACGGTTTTCGAGTGGTACGACTTTTACCTGTACGGCTCGCTGGCGGCGATCATCGCCAAGCACTTCTTCGCCGGCGTCAACGAAACCACCGCGTTCATTTTCGCCCTGCTGGCCTTTGCTGCCGGCTTCGCGGTACGGCCGTTCGGTGCCATCGTGTTCGGCCGCCTGGGCGACATGATCGGACGCAAGCACACCTTTCTGATCACGATCGTCATCATGGGCGTGTCCACCGCCATCGTCGGTCTGCTCCCCGGTTACGCGACCATTGGCGTGGCGGCACCGGTCATTCTGATTACCCTGCGTCTGCTCCAAGGCCTGGCCCTGGGTGGCGAATACGGCGGCGCCGCGACCTACGTGGCCGAACATGCGCCGCGTAACAGGCGCGGTTTCTTTACCTCGTGGATTCAAACCACTGCCACCCTTGGTCTGTTCATGTCGCTGCTGGTGATCCTCGCCTGCCGCACGGCGCTGGGCACCGAAGCGTTCGAAGCCTGGGGCTGGCGGATTCCGTTTCTGCTGTCGATCATTCTGCTGGCCGTGTCGGTGTACATCCGTCTGCAGCTGAGCGAGTCGCCGGTGTTCCAGAAAATGAAGGACGAAGGCAAGGCCTCGAAGGCGCCGCTGACCGAATCCTTCGCCCGTTGGGACAACCTCAAAGTGGTGATCATGTCGCTGCTGGGCGGCACCGCCGGGCAAGCGGTGGTCTGGTACACCGGACAGTTTTACGCGCTGTTCTTCCTGTTGCAGACGCTGAAGATCGACCCACAGACCGCCAACCTGCTCATCGCCGGTTCGTTGCTGATCGGCACGCCGTTCTTCGTGATTTTCGGCAGCCTGTCTGATCGCATCGGACGCAAGCCGATCATCATGGTCGGCTGCCTGCTGGCGGCACTGACGTACTTCCCGATCTTTACTGCGCTGACCCAGTACGGCAACCCTGACGTGTTCGTCGCGCAAGAGAAAAACCCGGTCAAGGTCATCGCCAACCCGGACCAGTGCTCGTTCCAGTTCGACCCGGTCGGCAAGGCGCGATTCACCAGTTCCTGCGACGTCGCCAAGACCCTGCTGGCGAAGCGGGCGATTCCTTACGAGAACGTCGCGGCCGAGCCGGGGACTGTGGCGCAGGTGCGCATCGGTGACAAAGTCATCGAGAGTTTCGAAGGCAGCGCATTGCCGGCTGCCGACTTCAAGGCCCGCAACGACGCCTTCACCGCCAGCCTGGGCAGCGCGCTGAAAGAAGCCGGCTATCCGGAAAAAGCCGATCCGGCAAAAGCCAACTACCCGATGCTGCTGCTTCTGCTGACGATCCTGGTGATCTACGTGACCATGGTTTATGGGCCGATTGCCGCGTGGCTGGTCGAGTTGTTCCCGACACGTATCCGCTACACCTCGATGTCGCTGCCCTACCACATCGGTAACGGCTGGTTCGGCGGCTTCCTGCCGACCGTCGCGTTCGCCATGGTCGCGGCCACCGGTGATATCTATTACGGGCTGTGGTACCCGATCGTGATCGCTGTGGCGACCGCGATCCTCGGCACGTTCTTTCTGCCGGAAACCAAAGATCGCGACATTCTCAAAGACTGA
- a CDS encoding PhnE/PtxC family ABC transporter permease, whose product MLKTDTRDPAAWPRLLLTVLAIALLWPGILLSELDLGVLFQADSQSEMGRFVSAFWPPAHDEAFLQLLLKATLQTLAIATAGMALALLLAVPASLIASRALSLSAASRGGVPSLPGRLLRWPVRGLLIFLRSVPEIVWALLFVRAVGLGPAAGVLAIAITYSGMLGKVYAEIFESTDQRPAHALLQAGSGRLAAFAYGTLPNVAAELLSYTVYRWECAIRASVVMGFVGAGGLGQQIDLSIRMFAGGEVASMLLTFLLLVLCADQLSRLLRWRLT is encoded by the coding sequence ATGCTGAAAACGGACACACGCGACCCTGCGGCGTGGCCGCGATTACTGCTCACCGTCCTGGCGATTGCCCTGCTGTGGCCGGGCATCCTCCTCAGTGAACTTGATCTGGGTGTGCTGTTTCAAGCCGACAGCCAAAGCGAGATGGGCCGTTTCGTCTCGGCGTTCTGGCCACCTGCGCACGATGAAGCGTTCCTGCAATTGCTGCTCAAAGCCACCCTGCAAACCTTGGCGATTGCCACGGCGGGCATGGCGCTGGCCTTGTTGCTGGCAGTGCCGGCAAGCCTGATCGCCAGCCGCGCGTTGTCACTTTCTGCCGCCTCACGCGGCGGCGTGCCGAGCCTGCCCGGGCGCTTGCTGCGCTGGCCGGTGCGCGGCTTGCTGATTTTTCTGCGCAGCGTGCCGGAAATCGTCTGGGCGCTGTTATTCGTGCGAGCGGTTGGCCTCGGCCCGGCAGCGGGTGTGTTGGCCATCGCCATCACTTACAGCGGCATGCTCGGCAAGGTCTACGCGGAGATTTTCGAATCCACCGACCAGCGCCCGGCGCACGCCTTGCTGCAGGCCGGCAGCGGTCGGCTGGCGGCGTTCGCCTACGGCACGCTGCCCAATGTTGCCGCAGAGCTGCTGTCGTACACGGTCTATCGCTGGGAATGTGCAATCCGCGCGTCGGTGGTGATGGGCTTTGTCGGGGCCGGCGGTCTGGGCCAGCAAATCGATTTATCGATCCGCATGTTCGCCGGCGGTGAAGTCGCCAGCATGTTGCTGACGTTTTTGCTGCTGGTACTGTGCGCCGATCAGCTCAGCCGTCTGTTGCGCTGGAGACTGACATGA